In Pedobacter heparinus DSM 2366, the following are encoded in one genomic region:
- the bshC gene encoding bacillithiol biosynthesis cysteine-adding enzyme BshC, which yields MQAKYISYQETNAFSAVVLDYISGNDQLKAFYRYSPSFEGFAQAIANRNFKADRDLLVETLQRQYASIKTPAAVIKNIGLLNDKKTFTITTGHQLNIFTGPLYFIYKIVTAINLAADLKAEFPEYNFVPVYWMATEDHDFEEINHVKVEDKMLTWNKQAAGATGRLGTADIEDTLIAYKGYLGISENGLCLSDRVDHAYTGHEKLSDATRDLVNALFGKYGLVCIDADDHRLKQEFAEIIYKDITEQQSFKLISESNAALEALGHKPQVNPREINFFYMTDKLRERIVEEDGRYNVMNTDISFDQHTLKTEITNFPERFSPNVVMRPVYQEVILPNLAYIGGGAELTYWLQLKNNFDHYQIDFPVLLLRNSALVIDKPSETRMEILGISHKNLFSKTETLKNEWVKAHVNLQLSLDDEERAIRAVFDQIKLNAYKIDKSLSQSADAAKTKALKLIASLEKKMLRAEKRKHKTSLAQIENLKEKLFPTGVLQERVLNIAPMFVLYGDDFIESLISSFKPLDHQFTVLFA from the coding sequence AGAGATCTGCTGGTGGAAACTTTACAAAGACAATATGCCAGTATAAAAACACCGGCAGCGGTGATCAAAAACATCGGACTGCTTAATGACAAAAAGACCTTTACCATTACAACCGGCCATCAGCTCAATATATTTACCGGCCCGTTGTATTTTATCTATAAAATTGTAACGGCCATAAATCTGGCGGCCGACTTAAAAGCAGAGTTTCCGGAATATAATTTTGTACCGGTTTACTGGATGGCTACTGAAGACCATGATTTTGAAGAGATCAACCATGTAAAAGTTGAGGACAAGATGCTGACCTGGAACAAACAGGCTGCTGGGGCAACGGGACGATTGGGTACTGCCGATATTGAGGACACCCTCATCGCTTACAAAGGTTATCTGGGCATTAGCGAAAACGGACTGTGCCTTTCTGACCGGGTAGACCATGCCTATACTGGTCATGAAAAACTGAGTGATGCCACCCGAGACCTGGTGAATGCCTTGTTTGGGAAATATGGCCTGGTTTGCATAGATGCTGATGACCACCGGCTTAAACAGGAGTTTGCAGAGATCATATATAAAGACATTACGGAGCAGCAGAGTTTTAAACTGATCAGTGAAAGTAATGCCGCACTTGAAGCCCTGGGCCATAAGCCGCAGGTAAACCCCAGAGAAATTAATTTCTTTTACATGACCGATAAACTGAGGGAACGGATTGTGGAAGAAGATGGACGGTATAACGTGATGAACACGGATATCAGTTTTGATCAGCATACACTTAAAACTGAAATTACAAACTTCCCTGAGCGTTTTAGTCCCAATGTAGTGATGCGCCCTGTATACCAGGAAGTGATTTTACCCAATCTCGCTTATATAGGTGGCGGAGCAGAACTTACTTACTGGTTACAGCTGAAAAATAACTTTGACCATTACCAGATAGATTTTCCTGTGCTTTTATTGCGCAACTCGGCCCTGGTGATCGATAAACCCAGCGAAACAAGGATGGAAATACTGGGTATCAGCCATAAAAACCTGTTCAGTAAAACTGAAACGCTTAAAAACGAATGGGTGAAGGCACATGTGAATTTGCAGCTTTCCCTGGACGATGAGGAACGCGCTATACGGGCGGTGTTTGACCAGATCAAACTGAATGCCTATAAAATTGACAAGAGCCTTTCGCAATCTGCCGATGCGGCCAAAACCAAAGCACTCAAATTAATAGCCAGCCTGGAAAAGAAAATGCTGAGGGCAGAAAAGCGCAAGCATAAAACTTCACTGGCACAGATAGAAAACCTGAAAGAAAAACTTTTTCCGACCGGGGTATTGCAGGAAAGGGTATTGAATATTGCTCCCATGTTTGTGCTGTATGGCGATGATTTCATCGAATCGCTGATCAGCAGCTTCAAACCTCTTGACCATCAGTTCACTGTATTATTTGCCTGA